GAACTCCCAGCCGTGCAACGGACACGTGACGATGTCGCCCTCGACGCGGCCATCGCAGAGATTGCCGCCCTTGTGGGCGCACTCGTTGCCGATGGCGAAGAACTCGTCTCCGCGCCGGAAGAGCGCCACGTCGATCCCTCGGAAGACGAGGAGCTCGACGCCGCCTGGCGGCAGAGCGGCGAGGTCGAGGACACGCGCGCGGGTCATCGCCCCCTCATTTACTCAGCCCTCGTCTCGCGGCTTCGCCGCTCATCTCGAACTGCCGCCCTTTCCCCCATCGGGGGGAGGGATTTGGTTGAACGCGGGCCGTACTTTCTGTATCCCTCTCCCCTGCCCTCTTCTCCGATGGGGGAGAGAGTTCCAGATTTGCCCTCGACGGGGAAGGGGGTTGGCATCAAGATTGGGGTCTCTTTTCTGTATCCCTCTCCCCTCTGGGGAGAGGGCTAGGGTGAGGGGCGGTGGCGTACGCCTCGTCGAGCACTTCGGCCAGGTGAAGGACCTGGATGGGCGTGCCCTCGGCGGCCAGGCCCTGGGCGATCTGGATGATGCAGCCCGGGTTGGCGGTGACGACGGCCTGGGCGCCGGTGGCGCGGACATTGGCCACCTTGCGCGCCTGCAGGCGCTGCGCCATCTCCGGCTGGGTCAGGTTGTACGTCCCGGCCGAGCCGCAGCACCAATCCGCCTCGGCCAGGGGCACCACGGTGAGTCCGGGAATCTGAGCGAGCAGGGCTCGTGGCTCGCGGCTGATCTTCTGGCCGTGGACGACATGACACGGATCGTGATAGGTCACGGTCTTCTCGACGCGGCCCAGAGGTCCGCGCAAGGGCTCGGCGGCCAGAAACTCCGCCAGGTCGCGCACGCGCTCCGAGAAGCGCTGCGCCCGCTCTCGCCAGGCGGGATCGTCGGCCAGGAGCAGCCCGTAGGCCTTCATGTGGGCCCCGCAACCCGACGTGTTCACGACCACGAAGTCGACCTTGGCCGCCTCGAAGACCTCGATGAGCCGCTTGGCGAGGGTGACGGCCCGCGCGTGCTCTCCCCCGTGAGCGTGAAGCGCACCGCAGCAGGCCTGGGCCGGCGGCGCCACGACCTCGGCGCCATTGCTGGCGAGGACGCGGGCCGTCGCGCGATTCTGGGAGCCGAAGGCGACCTGCTGGATGCAGCCCGTCAAAAGGCCGACGCGCGCCCGTCTGACTCCGATGGCCGGCGTCAGCTCGGGCAGCGGGGCTCGCGAGGCGCCGGGCGGCAGCACGGGAAGCAGCGGCTCCCAGTCGGGCAATGGCCTGGGAAGGAGCCGGATCAGACCAGTGGCCCGCGCCAGGCGCTGAAGCCCGCTCGCCTGGTAGAAGCGGAGCCCCGCGGCGGCGAGCCCGAGCAGGCGCGGGCTCGGGAGCAGGACATCGAAATTGAGCCAGCGAAAGAGCCGTCGCGCGAGGCCGCCCGGGCGCTCGCGCTCGATCTCCGCGCGACCGGCCTCGATGAGCTGGCCATACGGCACGCCCGACGGGCAGACCGTCTCGCAGGCCCGGCAGCCGAGGCAGAGATCGAGATGGACCTTGGTCGACTCGGTCAGGCTGATGCGCCCCTCGGCCAACGACTTGATCAGCATGATGCGCCCGCGCGGCGAGTCCATCTCGGTGCCGAGGATCGAGAAGGTGGGGCAATACGGCAGGCAGAGCCCGCAGTGCACGCAGCGATGAACGCCTTCCACGTCGAGCCCGTGGAGCTTGAGCGGCCCCATGGCGCGCGGCGTCTCTAGCGTATGCGCCATCAGATGCCGCCCATGACGCGGCCCGGATTGAGCACGCCGCGCGGATCGAGCTGCGCCTTGATGCGCGCCATGATACGGAGGGCCGGCCCCGCCTCGTCCCAGACCGGCACGCGCTCCTTCACGGCCAGCGGGGCCCACTGGACTATCGCGTGGCCCCCGGCGCCGCGCACGAGCGCGCGCCACTCGCCGAGCACGGCAGCCACGCGATCGAGATCGACATCCGCACCGCCGCCGAGGGCCGCGTCGACGAGGCCGACGCCGGCATGGGCCGCCATGGCCGCGCCCAGACCCGCTCGCTGCGCCACCGCCGCGCCCTGCTCCATGCACTCGGCGACCTGGCTCGGCAGCACGGTCCAGCGCATCGTGGCCGCGGTCTCGGCGAAGGCATCGCGCCCCACGGTACCGCGCGATTGCCAGAGGCGATCGCGCTCCGGGCCGTCGAGCACTTTCGCCTCGCGGAGACCCATGGGCTCGAGCAGCCGCTCGATCTCGCGGCACTGCCAGTCGACCTGCTCCGTGATGCCGTCCACCCCGACGAGAAGCACCGCGCCCTCGCTGGGGCCCAGTGCCAACGCCCGGACGGCTTCCCCGTCGATCAGCTCGAGCGCCGACGGCAAGAGATCCGAGGCCATCACGGCCCGCGCCGCCGCGCCCGCGTCCTTGAGCCGCTCGAAGCGCGAGACCACGACGCGGTCGGCATCGGGCCGGGGGCGGAGCTTCAGGGTCGCCTCCACGATCACACCAAGGGTCCCGAAGGCGCCGATGAAGAGCTTGGGCAAGTCATAGCCCGCGACATTCTTCACGACCTTGCTCCCGCCCTTGACGATCGCCCCCTCGGCCGTGACCACGGTGAGCCCGATCAAGAGATCGCGGCAGCCGCCGTAGAGATGCCGCCGCGGCCCGGCGACATTGGCCGAGAGAACGCCGCCGATGCTGGCCCTGTCGGGATGAGGCGGATCGAGAGACAGCCACTGCCCGCGACGGCCGAGCGTCTCCTGGAGGGTCCGCACGGTCATGCCCGCTTCGACGGTGGCCGTGAGATCGCCGGGCTCGTGCTCGACGAGCCGGTTGAGCCGACCAAGCAAGAGGACGAGGCCCAGCCGCGAGGGCGGCGAGCCGACGGCCATCGTGGTGCCCCCGCCCCACGGCGTCACCGGGACGCCGGCTTCGCCCGCCGCCATCAGGATCGCGACGATGTCTTCCTTGCTGCCGGGAGCGACGACGGCCTCGGGCGTGCGGCCTTCGACGACATAGGGTCCGCACTCGATGCCGGTCAGGACATGGGCGGGGCCGACGATACGGCGAAGGTCATCGTGGAAGCTGGCGGGCACGGCCATCGTCCCGCCCGCTAGCCCGGACTATGCGCGAACACCTGACCCCCTCACCCTGCCCTCTCCCCCACTGGGGGAGAGGGATCAGAATGAAGAGAGCAGCGTCGCAAGAGTGTTCTCTTTACTCTCCCCCGCGGCGGGGGAGAGGGCCGCAGTTCGAGCTGAGCGGCGCAGCCGCGAGGCGAGGGCTGAATAAATCAGGGGGCCGTACGACGAGGGAGTCTCCTTCATGGATGTTCCACGCTAGAAGCGCTGGGCCAGGCCCTGGGCTTCGATCGGATGCGGACGATAGGCGATGCTCGCCTCGCCACAGGCCTTGCGCGAGGGGAAGATCTTGCCGGGATTGCAGAGCCCGCGCGGGTTCCAGGCGTCCCGGACGCCGCGCATGGCGTGCAGATCCGCCTCGGTGAAGATCAGCGGCATGTAGTCGATCTTCTCGAGCCCGATGCCGTGCTCGCCCGAGATCGAGCCGCCGACTTCCGCGCAGACCTTGAGAATGTCGCCGCCCGCCTTGACCACGCGCTCGACTTCTCCCGGCTTGCGGGGATCGTAGAGGATGTTCGGATGGAGATTGCCGTCGCCGGCATGGAACACATTGCCCACGCGGAGGTCGTGAGCGCCCACGATCTCGTTCACCCGATGCAAGACTTCTGGGAGCCGCGTACGCGGAATCACGCCGTCCATCACCATGTAGGCGGGAGAGATGCGGCCGTAGGCGCCAAAAGCGCTCTTGCGCCCTTTCCACAGGAGCTGGCGCTCGGTCTCGTCGCGCGCGGCGCGCACCTCGCGCGCGCCGTTCTCGCGGCAGGCGGCGATGACACGCTCGGCCTGAGCCTCCATGCCTTCGCGGAGCCCGTCCAGCTCGATCAGGAGCGCGGCGGCGGCATCGCGGGGATACCCGCAGCCAAAGGCATCCTCGACGGCGCTGATGGTCAGCTGGTCGATCATCTCCATGGCCGCGGGGACGAGCCCGCGCCCGATCACCGCCGAGACCGACTCCGAGGCCGCCTCCACCGCATCGAAGACGGCCAGGACGGTCTTCACGGCTTGCGGACGACGGAGAATGCGCACGATGATCTTGGTCGCGATGCCGAAGGTACCCTCGGAGCCCACGAAGAGCCCGGTCAGGTCATAGCCCTGCGACTCGCGGGTGCGGCCCCCGAGCCAGACGATCTCGCCGTCGGGCAGCACCACCTCGAGCCCGAGCACGTGATTGACGGTGACGCCGTACTTGAGGGTGTGCGGTCCGCCGGAGTTATTGGCGATATTGCCGCCGATGGTGCAGGCCTGCTGGCTGGACGGATCGGGAGCGTAGTAGAAGCCCTTGGGCCCCACGGCCCAGGACAGGTGAAGGTTCACGAGCCCGGGCTCGACGACGGCGATCTGGTTCTCGTAGTCGACTTCCAGGACGCGGTTCATCCGCATGAGCGAGATGACGAGCCCGCCCTCGGCGGGCAAGCAGCCGCCCGCGAGCCCCGTCCCCGCGCCGCGCGCCACGAAGGGCAAGCTCTCGCGATTGGCGAGGCGCACCACCGCGGCCACCTGCTCCACAGACGTGGGGAAGATCACGAAGTCGGCGAGCGCCCGGAAAAGCGTCAGGCCATCGGACTCGTAGACGAGAAGCTCCTCGGGGTCGGACAGGACAGCGCTTTTCCCGAGGAGGCTTTCCAGCTCGCGGCGCAGGCCGGCCTTGCGGCCGGGATCAAGACTACTCATGCGTGAATTATACCCTAGCAAGACCCCCTGATTTACTCAGCCCTCGCCTCAGGGCTTCGCCCTTCAGCTCGAACGGCGGCCCTCTCCCCCCGATGGGGGAGAGGGATAAGAGAGGATGGCGAGACATCGAGCAGCATTTCTTCTCCTCCGGTGACACTCTTCCGAATCCCTCTCGCGGATCCTCGGAAGACTCTTTTTGTATCCCTCGCCCCCGTCTCGCGGGAGAGGGCAGGGTGAGGGGGCGGCTACAGCTCCCAGGGAGGATCGACGGCGAGCGGGAGTTCCAGCAGAGTCGGGCCGGCGTGTTTCAGCGCCCGCTCGAGCGCGCGAGGCAGCGCGTCCAGATCCGCTACCCGCTCTCCCTCGGCTCCGAAGGCGCGAGCCAAGGCCGGGAAGTCCGGATTCGCCAGATCCACCTCACCGTACTTCCCGAAGATCGCGTCCTGGAGGTACTTGATGGCGCCGAAGCGCTCGTCGTTCATCAC
This portion of the Candidatus Methylomirabilota bacterium genome encodes:
- a CDS encoding Rieske (2Fe-2S) protein, with translation MTRARVLDLAALPPGGVELLVFRGIDVALFRRGDEFFAIGNECAHKGGNLCDGRVEGDIVTCPLHGWEFDLRSGVCMTIPGEAVPRFAVTVDDGGIYIEDSA
- a CDS encoding heterodisulfide reductase-related iron-sulfur binding cluster, with protein sequence MAHTLETPRAMGPLKLHGLDVEGVHRCVHCGLCLPYCPTFSILGTEMDSPRGRIMLIKSLAEGRISLTESTKVHLDLCLGCRACETVCPSGVPYGQLIEAGRAEIERERPGGLARRLFRWLNFDVLLPSPRLLGLAAAGLRFYQASGLQRLARATGLIRLLPRPLPDWEPLLPVLPPGASRAPLPELTPAIGVRRARVGLLTGCIQQVAFGSQNRATARVLASNGAEVVAPPAQACCGALHAHGGEHARAVTLAKRLIEVFEAAKVDFVVVNTSGCGAHMKAYGLLLADDPAWRERAQRFSERVRDLAEFLAAEPLRGPLGRVEKTVTYHDPCHVVHGQKISREPRALLAQIPGLTVVPLAEADWCCGSAGTYNLTQPEMAQRLQARKVANVRATGAQAVVTANPGCIIQIAQGLAAEGTPIQVLHLAEVLDEAYATAPHPSPLPRGERDTEKRPQS
- a CDS encoding FAD-binding oxidoreductase, which gives rise to MAVPASFHDDLRRIVGPAHVLTGIECGPYVVEGRTPEAVVAPGSKEDIVAILMAAGEAGVPVTPWGGGTTMAVGSPPSRLGLVLLLGRLNRLVEHEPGDLTATVEAGMTVRTLQETLGRRGQWLSLDPPHPDRASIGGVLSANVAGPRRHLYGGCRDLLIGLTVVTAEGAIVKGGSKVVKNVAGYDLPKLFIGAFGTLGVIVEATLKLRPRPDADRVVVSRFERLKDAGAAARAVMASDLLPSALELIDGEAVRALALGPSEGAVLLVGVDGITEQVDWQCREIERLLEPMGLREAKVLDGPERDRLWQSRGTVGRDAFAETAATMRWTVLPSQVAECMEQGAAVAQRAGLGAAMAAHAGVGLVDAALGGGADVDLDRVAAVLGEWRALVRGAGGHAIVQWAPLAVKERVPVWDEAGPALRIMARIKAQLDPRGVLNPGRVMGGI
- a CDS encoding FAD-linked oxidase C-terminal domain-containing protein, with amino-acid sequence MSSLDPGRKAGLRRELESLLGKSAVLSDPEELLVYESDGLTLFRALADFVIFPTSVEQVAAVVRLANRESLPFVARGAGTGLAGGCLPAEGGLVISLMRMNRVLEVDYENQIAVVEPGLVNLHLSWAVGPKGFYYAPDPSSQQACTIGGNIANNSGGPHTLKYGVTVNHVLGLEVVLPDGEIVWLGGRTRESQGYDLTGLFVGSEGTFGIATKIIVRILRRPQAVKTVLAVFDAVEAASESVSAVIGRGLVPAAMEMIDQLTISAVEDAFGCGYPRDAAAALLIELDGLREGMEAQAERVIAACRENGAREVRAARDETERQLLWKGRKSAFGAYGRISPAYMVMDGVIPRTRLPEVLHRVNEIVGAHDLRVGNVFHAGDGNLHPNILYDPRKPGEVERVVKAGGDILKVCAEVGGSISGEHGIGLEKIDYMPLIFTEADLHAMRGVRDAWNPRGLCNPGKIFPSRKACGEASIAYRPHPIEAQGLAQRF